GAATAGTTTGGCGATGGCGTGGCCGGCTGCGGCGCACATTACCGATCCGATGCCCAGCAGTGTGGCGGTGACCTGCGGGCGGCGCAATTCGTTGCGGATGCCGATCAGATCGGTCACGCAATGGTCTTCGAAGAACACACGCAATTCGTTGCTGGAGTAGCGCCCGATCAAGTCGCCCCACGTGAGCATGCGCGTCACGTAGCTGACCGGATTGTTTTCGCGGAATTCGAACAGTCGAATGCCTCGCAGCCGCGATTTCGGACCATAGCATTCAAAGCCGCAGGTCGGCGCGTAGCCAAGATCAATGTCATGCACGTGCCCGACGAACGCGTTCTTGTGGTCATGCCCGCAGAACAGCGCGAAATAGCCGCCCGCATCGCGCAATGCCTGCACTTCGCCAACGTTCTCATCCGCACAGCCGATCGCCTCGCCAAGCCTCGAGCCAGGTCTGCACACGTCACGATTCAACACATAGCAATGCCCTGCGAACGTTCGCGCACCCTCCACCGCATTCGGCGTGTATGCGGGCACTTCGCGCAGGCAATCGTAGAACTCCTGCGGCGGAATATGCTGGAACGCGATCGCCGGAACCGCCAAACCGTCGCCATTGCGCTCGCCCAACTCGCGTTGCACTTGCTTCAGCCATTCGATCGCTTCCGGCGAAGGCGTGCCATAGCCGTCGGAATCGGCCAAATCCCATCCGCGCGAATTCGACGCGTATTTTGCGTAGGATGTCAGCGATTCCCGTCCTCCGGCAGCATTGCCAACAGTATTGCCGGATTTACCAGTATCTCCAACATGCTCGCAATCGTTGGAAATACCGCGATTGCCGTCAAACGCATTATCCGCATAGTCGCCGGAATTTACCATCATCACGCTCATCGCAATGCGTCCCGACCCGTCGGAAGCCTCGATCGGAATCGCAAACGTGCCTGGTTCGAGCGCCAAAGGAGACGACCCGGCAACGGGATTCATGCAACCGGAAAACTCTCGGTAGAGGTCATCCTGTTCGTCGGCGAGAATGCCGCACTGGAAATCGTGGTTGCCGTAGGTTGCCGCGAAGGGGATTCGCGCTTCCAATGCAGGTCCGAGGAATGCTGCGAACGTGTCTCGTACTTTCTGCCGCGTGCTGTCGAGTATGGTCGCGGCGGTCGCGCGATTGATGGATTGCGCCCATGATTCAAGCTTGTTGGCGGATCCGTTGCGCCCGTCGCGTTTGTTGCGTTTCACGAGTTTCGGCGAGTCGGTGCCGATGCCGTCGATCATCCAATTGTCGTCGGTCGGGGGCTGTTCGAGCAACGCTTTGGTGAAGGGATGTCGTTTGATGCCGCGGATTTTCGCTTCGATTTCGGTGACCGCGCGTATGTGTGTGCCCGGCTGCTCTCCGCGACGGCGCAGGAACGTGTCGATGTACGCGGGGTCGTATCCGCGAATCTGGTCGCCGGTGAAGACGATCAGATTGGGATGCGTTTTCTTGATGGCGGCTTCGATGAGACGGATCGTGTCTTCGCGCACGTTTGGTCCGTCCTGAATATCGGCCATCTGCAGCACACGGAAGGTGCCGTCGCTGTTGAATCGCAAGGTCATGATGCTCACTGTAATGCGGCAAATTTGGATATGAGGTGAAAAAGAGACGAAAATCGTGGTCTGTCCGTCATATGGCGGAATGCCGGCGATATATGGGATTGGTTGCCGCTACTATGGGCGGCAGTGCAGGTAGGTAACATGCATGTAACAATGTGGGCCGGCAGAAGGCTTGCCCAGCTTTACAGATAAGGAGGAGTGATGGGTCAGGATCAATCTTCAGTGTTTGATCTCGCGGCAGTCGCAGCGGCGTCCAACGGAGGGAACAACGACCCGCTGCTGCCTCCGGCGCGTTATATTGGAGCTCCGCAAAAGCCCAGCAAGATGCCGTACAACAAGTACGTCGCATACGATAAGCAGGTGCCGTTTGATTACCCGGAGCGTACGTGGCCGGGCAAGCGACTGCAGCGTGCACCGCGTTGGTGTTCCGTCGATCTTCGTGACGGCAACCAGGCCCTCGTCAACCCGATGGATTCCGAGCGCAAGCTGCGTTTCTGGAATCTGCTGGTGTCGTTGGGCTTCAAGGAGATCGAGGTCGGCTTCCCGTCGGCTTCTGAAACCGATTACGATTTCATTCGTATGCTGATCGAGCGTGAGCTCATTCCTGACGATGTTACGATCGTGGTGCTGACGCAGGCTCGCGAGCACCTGATTCGCAAGACTTACGAGTGCCTGAAGGGTGCCAAGCGCGCCGTCGTGCACTTCTATAACTCCGTGTCCGTGCTGCAGCGTGAGGTCGTGTTCCGCAAGGATAAAGCCGGCATCAAGAAGCTCGCCACCGACGCGGCCACCCTGTGCAAGGAGCTTGAGGGCGAGGCCCAGGGCATCGACCTGTATTACGAGTATTCTCCGGAATCCTTCACCGGCACCGAGCCGGAGTACGCCGTTGAGGTGTGCAATGCGGTGATCGACGTCATCAAGCCGACTCCGGAGCATCCGATGATCATCAATCTGCCGGCAACGGTGGAAATGACCACTCCGAACGTGTTCGCCGATCAGGTGGAATACGTGTCGAACAATCTGGTGCCGCGCGACGCCGTGGTGCTGTCGCTGCACCCGCACAACGATGAGGGCATGGGCGTGGCCGCCACCGAGTTGGCCGTGCTTGCCGGTGCCGATCGTGTCGAAGGCTGCCTGCTGGGCAACGGCGAGCGCACCGGCAACGTCGATCTGGTCACGCTTGGTCTGAACTTCCTCACGCAGGGCATCGATCCGCAGATCGATTATTCCAACGTTCCTGAGATTCGCAAGACGGTTGAGTACTGCAACCAGCTGAAGATTTCCGAGCGTCACCCGTATGCCGGCAATTTCGTGTTCACCGCCTTCTCCGGTTCTCACCAGGATGCCATCAAGAAGGGTCTTGAGGCTCGTCAGGTGGCCGCCGATCGTGCCGGTGCCGATTTGGACAGCTTCGTGTGGCTGGTGCCGTACCTGCCGATCGATCCGAAGGATATCGGCCGCACGTACGAGGCCATCATCCGCGTGAACTCCCAGTCCGGCAAGGGCGGCATGGCCTACCTGCTGAAGACCAACCACAATCTTGATCTGCCGAAGCGTCTGCAGGTCGAGTTCGACAAGGTTGTGCAGGCGTACGCCGATGAGACCAAGAAGGAAGTCAAGGACGAGGATATTTGGCGTCTGTTCAAGGACGAGTATCTGCCGGTCGAAGAGTCCGGCGCTACTGCGGCTGGTGCCGTGGTCGGCGACAGCAAGGACGACTCCCTCGAGCAGTGGGGCCGTCTGAAGCTGCTGAAGGTGTCGGTGTCGTCCGGTGAAGATGGTTCCGATACCGTGCTGAAGGCCAGGATTCTTGACCGTGGCGTGAACGTCGGCGTTGATGAGCCGGTGGAGCGTGAGGTTTCCGGCATGGGCAACGGCCCGCTTGCCGCTTTCCTGAACGCGCTGAGCAACTTCGGCATCGAGGCTTCCGTGATGGATTACGTGGAGCACACCATGTCCGTCGGCACCGACGCCATGGCCGCCTCCTACGTGGAATGCCAGATCGGTGAGGAAGAGGATCCGCGGATCGTGTGGGGCGTCGGCATTGACACGTCCATCGTCACCAGCTCGCTGAAGGCCATTATTTCGGCCATCAACCGTTCCGAGCGCTGATTTCCGCGGGTTTTCGGTTCTCGTAGCTGAAGGGCTTGTGATGTACTTGCGAGTACGTCACAAGCCCTTTGCTTTTTGATTTCATAGGATTCCCGAGTTTCCGGATTTTCCAGTTTTTCCGGATTATTCGGAAACTCGGAAATTCAGGATTGCGATCCCCAAATGCAGACATTGTTGCCGATTGCGGAGAACGTCATGACCGGCTTGCCGTCGATCTCGCGGGGGAGTGTTGCGAACCGTGCAATGTAGGTCACGTCGTCCAATCGGATTTCCGCGTCGCTTGCGCAACAGTTGAATCCGTTCACGGCGCCGGAAAGCGGTTTCCACGATCCGCAGGTGATCGGCCCGTCCGTCGACCTCGGCAGATTCGCGTCGGGAGTATCGAAGAAACTTACGATTTCACCCCGGGTGATCCGCCCGTCCTCATGGAACGTATATCGCGTCGGACGATTGATGCCAACGTACGTGCCATCATCCTCTTGCTTGCCGTTGAAGAACGTATGCTGATCATGCAGTACAACGTTGTAATCGCCTGTGAGATCGGCAATGCCGGTCGGCGCGACGGCAACGGAACCGCGGTATTCGTATGGTGCCGCAACCAGCCAGCCGTCGGAAGTCGGCAGTAATTCGCGTACGTGAGATTCGTAATCTTCATCATCGCCCTCGCTAAAGCGTTCCGCGAAACGGGTGTGGTAGACGAGGAACATGCGACCGTCCTTCGACCGACGAATGGCGGAATTATGCCCCTGCGAGACTTCGACATCGGCAAGTTCTGCCGGACCGCCATCCCACTGTACGGAAGACGTCAATCGAATGCCGGTGCCGCGCTCCTGATTGTCGGGAATCTCACCGTACGAAATCGCGGGATTGCCGTTCTGGTCCACGTACGGGCCAAGCAGCGATTTTGAACGGAACAGACGAATCTGATATCCGCCGGTGCGCCCAAGCCAGCCGTACGACATGAACAGATACCACCATCCGTTTTCACGAATGAAGTACGATCCTTCGCCGGAATTCCAGTAGCCTCCGGCCACTTTCACGCCGTAATAAGGATCGGAGGAATCCTTGACCAGCGGGTATCGCACGGAATAATCACGCAAGCCGGTTTCCGGATCGAGCTTGAACATCCAGATGCCGCCGAACCATGAACCGAAACTCATCCACATTTCGCCGTGTTCGCACAATGCGGGCGCCGCGTCGATGGCGTTGATGCGCGTGTCTTTGAGCGACAGGTAGCGGGTCAGGTCATATCCGACGGTGCCATCGGTTTTGGGCTCAAGTTCCAGCACTTTCGGCACGTCGGTGTTCCACAGGTTGCTCTCGTCGAAACCGGAATATACCACCGGCCCCACGTACGTCCAGTCGCCGTCCACATGGTCGGCGGTCAACAGCACGATCACCGAGCGGAACTGGTCGCCGTTCACCGACAGGTACATGCACCACTTGCCCATGGTCTCGTTCCAGATCACGTCGGGCGCCCACGTGTTGCCGAGCAGGTCGGGATTGGAATCCTGTTTCGGCCATGC
This window of the Bifidobacterium pseudocatenulatum DSM 20438 = JCM 1200 = LMG 10505 genome carries:
- a CDS encoding metallophosphoesterase family protein, giving the protein MTLRFNSDGTFRVLQMADIQDGPNVREDTIRLIEAAIKKTHPNLIVFTGDQIRGYDPAYIDTFLRRRGEQPGTHIRAVTEIEAKIRGIKRHPFTKALLEQPPTDDNWMIDGIGTDSPKLVKRNKRDGRNGSANKLESWAQSINRATAATILDSTRQKVRDTFAAFLGPALEARIPFAATYGNHDFQCGILADEQDDLYREFSGCMNPVAGSSPLALEPGTFAIPIEASDGSGRIAMSVMMVNSGDYADNAFDGNRGISNDCEHVGDTGKSGNTVGNAAGGRESLTSYAKYASNSRGWDLADSDGYGTPSPEAIEWLKQVQRELGERNGDGLAVPAIAFQHIPPQEFYDCLREVPAYTPNAVEGARTFAGHCYVLNRDVCRPGSRLGEAIGCADENVGEVQALRDAGGYFALFCGHDHKNAFVGHVHDIDLGYAPTCGFECYGPKSRLRGIRLFEFRENNPVSYVTRMLTWGDLIGRYSSNELRVFFEDHCVTDLIGIRNELRRPQVTATLLGIGSVMCAAAGHAIAKLFKR
- the leuA gene encoding 2-isopropylmalate synthase, with product MGQDQSSVFDLAAVAAASNGGNNDPLLPPARYIGAPQKPSKMPYNKYVAYDKQVPFDYPERTWPGKRLQRAPRWCSVDLRDGNQALVNPMDSERKLRFWNLLVSLGFKEIEVGFPSASETDYDFIRMLIERELIPDDVTIVVLTQAREHLIRKTYECLKGAKRAVVHFYNSVSVLQREVVFRKDKAGIKKLATDAATLCKELEGEAQGIDLYYEYSPESFTGTEPEYAVEVCNAVIDVIKPTPEHPMIINLPATVEMTTPNVFADQVEYVSNNLVPRDAVVLSLHPHNDEGMGVAATELAVLAGADRVEGCLLGNGERTGNVDLVTLGLNFLTQGIDPQIDYSNVPEIRKTVEYCNQLKISERHPYAGNFVFTAFSGSHQDAIKKGLEARQVAADRAGADLDSFVWLVPYLPIDPKDIGRTYEAIIRVNSQSGKGGMAYLLKTNHNLDLPKRLQVEFDKVVQAYADETKKEVKDEDIWRLFKDEYLPVEESGATAAGAVVGDSKDDSLEQWGRLKLLKVSVSSGEDGSDTVLKARILDRGVNVGVDEPVEREVSGMGNGPLAAFLNALSNFGIEASVMDYVEHTMSVGTDAMAASYVECQIGEEEDPRIVWGVGIDTSIVTSSLKAIISAINRSER
- a CDS encoding glycoside hydrolase family 43 protein — encoded protein: MSENGTTTVNAAVQSSAEPLSAAPATSPNGIEHTLANGRVAVHDPAIVEENGVYYLFGTHRRCARSTDMVHWERFDNNLSRDPYALLGDIWQAWPKQDSNPDLLGNTWAPDVIWNETMGKWCMYLSVNGDQFRSVIVLLTADHVDGDWTYVGPVVYSGFDESNLWNTDVPKVLELEPKTDGTVGYDLTRYLSLKDTRINAIDAAPALCEHGEMWMSFGSWFGGIWMFKLDPETGLRDYSVRYPLVKDSSDPYYGVKVAGGYWNSGEGSYFIRENGWWYLFMSYGWLGRTGGYQIRLFRSKSLLGPYVDQNGNPAISYGEIPDNQERGTGIRLTSSVQWDGGPAELADVEVSQGHNSAIRRSKDGRMFLVYHTRFAERFSEGDDEDYESHVRELLPTSDGWLVAAPYEYRGSVAVAPTGIADLTGDYNVVLHDQHTFFNGKQEDDGTYVGINRPTRYTFHEDGRITRGEIVSFFDTPDANLPRSTDGPITCGSWKPLSGAVNGFNCCASDAEIRLDDVTYIARFATLPREIDGKPVMTFSAIGNNVCIWGSQS